One window from the genome of Musa acuminata AAA Group cultivar baxijiao chromosome BXJ1-4, Cavendish_Baxijiao_AAA, whole genome shotgun sequence encodes:
- the LOC135585079 gene encoding protein SRC1-like, whose product MAGIIHKIEEKLHIGGEHKQEEHKEEGHHKEEEKHHTEEGHHKEEEKHHKEEEHHKEGGGGIVEKVKEKIHGGEEHGEKKKEKKKKKEKKHGEEHHGDSSSSSDSD is encoded by the coding sequence ATGGCAGGAATCATTCACAAGATCGAGGAGAAGCTCCATATCGGAGGAGAGCACAAGCAGGAGGAGCATAAGGAGGAAGGGCACcacaaggaggaggagaagcaccACACGGAGGAAGGACACcacaaggaggaggagaagcaccACAAGGAGGAAGAACATCacaaggagggaggaggaggaatagTGGAGAAGGTCAAGGAAAAGATCCATGGCGGAGAGGAACacggggagaagaagaaggagaagaagaagaagaaggagaagaagcacGGTGAGGAGCACCATggcgacagcagcagcagcagcgacagcgacTAG